Proteins from a single region of candidate division KSB1 bacterium:
- a CDS encoding biopolymer transporter ExbD, with protein sequence MKFEYKNKRITTFTAASLTDIVFLLLIFFLLTSSFVVQPGIKVQLPKATPTPVDTEGKIFLTITQDGLIFLNEERLQKNELGQSIRELLQKNAGLVVVIQADKRLTLEKAIEVIDIIKLAGAEKFVIATNPI encoded by the coding sequence ATGAAATTTGAATATAAAAACAAAAGAATCACGACCTTTACGGCCGCTTCATTAACGGATATCGTTTTTCTCCTTCTCATTTTTTTTCTGCTTACATCCTCATTTGTAGTACAGCCTGGTATCAAAGTTCAATTACCGAAAGCGACGCCAACCCCTGTTGATACCGAAGGGAAAATATTTTTAACCATAACACAAGATGGCTTGATCTTTCTTAATGAAGAACGACTTCAGAAAAATGAATTGGGTCAAAGCATTCGTGAACTTTTGCAAAAAAATGCCGGTCTGGTTGTGGTGATTCAGGCAGATAAAAGATTGACACTGGAAAAGGCCATTGAAGTGATTGACATCATAAAGCTGGCAGGAGCTGAAAAGTTTGTCATCGCAACGAATCCAATTTGA